GTCGGCGTAGTTGGGCTGGGGGAAGATCAGGTGACTCTTCCGCGAGTCCGCGGTGAGGGAGACCTCGTGGGAATAGGTCTGCAGGAAAGCGCGCACCCCGTCCACGCCCACGAAGTGAGAGGTAGGCACACCCGCCAACCGGCCTCCTGAAGCCTGGAGCAGGCGCGACATGTGCCAGCGCCGCAGTCTGAGCGCCAGCAGCACGATGACAAAGGCGAGGAAGACGCAGGAGACTGCGGCCACTGCCACCACCAGGTACAGTGTGAGGTCTGAATCGCCCGGGTTGGCAGAAGGATTGAGGCTGCCCAGGTCAGCCAAGACGTCTGGGATGCTGTCAGCCACGGCCACGGTGAGAGTCACAGTGGCTGAGAGAGGGGGCTGGCCATGGTCCTGGACGGACACCACCAGGCTCTGCTTGAGTGCATCTCTGTCCAGAAGGGCCCGTGCCGTGCGCAGCTCACCCGTGTGCAGCCCCACCGTGAAGAGCCCTGGCTCACTGGCCTTGAGCAGGCGGTAGGACAGCCAGGCGTTCTGGCCTGAGTCTTGgtccactgccaccaccttggTCACTAGGTAGCCTGGCTCTGCGGAGCGGGGTGCCAGCTCCACGCCAGTGGAACCGTcggtggggagggtggggtacAGGATCTCGGGTGTGTTATCGTTCTGGTCCAGTACAAACAGGCTCAGCGACACGTTGCTGCTGAGCGGTGGCTTCCCACTGTCCCGAGCTGTAACCCACAGCTGCAGGTGACGGAACTGCTCGTAGTCAAAGGAGTGCAGCGCATAGAGGACACCAGTGTCGGAGTTAATGGAGATGTAAGAGGATAGAGGTGCCCCCTGAAGGGTGTCCTGAGTCAAGGAATAAGTTACATGGGCACTGTCATCACTGTCGGGGTCATGGGCCTTCATGGAAATGATGGAGGTCCCTCTGGGGTTGTTTTCGGGAATGTAGGCCGAATAGGACATGTGGGGGAAGGTGGGTGGGTTGTCATTGATGTCTGCCACCTGCACCAAAACGTGAGCATCCGTGGACAGAGACGGGTTCCCTCCATCTTTAGCGGTCACAGTGATGTTGTAAGAGGAAAACTGTTCCCTATCAAGGGCGCTGGTTGTAACCAGTCGGTGGTAATTGTCCACTGACCTTTCTAACTTGAAAGGAAGATTCTCCGAGAGTGAACATGTGATAAATGCATTCTGTCCAGAGTCTCTGTCATGTACATTGAAAAGTGCAATTACGGTTCCTGGAGGAGAATCTTCAGGAACTGAGCTAGTAGCAGAGGTCATGTAAAATTCTGGGGCATTGTCATTCACATCTAGAACTGTGACAATAACCTTCGTTCTGGTCAGAAGGCCCGGACCATCCTGAGCTTCAATATCAATTTCATGGAATTTGGCTTCCTCATAATCTAGACTTTTTATGATTGTTATGTCTCCAGATGTCGACTTAAGCTCAAATACCTCTGAGGATTCTCCAGGGGTTTTCTCTTGAAAATATGCCACTTGAGCGTTGTATCCCTCATCTGCGTCAGTGGCGGTCACTGTGAGTATCCGCGTGCCTAGGGGGATATTTTCCAGAACACTTACACGGTACTCGGACTGTGTAAAAACAGGCGCGTTGTCGTTTACATCCTGGACCACCACGCGGATGCGGGAGGTGCCAGATCGGATCGGGTCGCCCCCATCGAAAGCCAGGAGAACGAGGTGGTGAACTGCCTCTTCCTCGCGGTCCAGGGCGCGCTCCAGCACCAGCTCCGGGTACTTGTTACCATCCACTCCGCTTCGCACATCCAGGGAGAAGTGGTCATTTGGGTTGAGTTCGTACTTCTGGAGGGTGTTTTCTCCTATGTCTGCATCATGCGCACTCTTAAGAGGAATCCGGAACCCTGGCGTAGtcatttcactgatttttagcTCCAGTTCCTCTACTCCAAAGCGAGGGGCATTATCATTAATATCTCTTATTTCTACCTCtactgaataaatattcaatttatctTCCAGGAGTATGTTAAAATTCACCAGGCACCGCATGCTCTGAGCGCAGAGCTCCTCCCGGTCTACTCTGCCCGCGGTGATCAAGCTCCCACTTCGAGAGTTCAGAGCAAAGAGTTGCGTCCTACCTCTGGAGACGATGCGGACCCCACGCCCTGCCAGCGCTACGGGCTCCAAACCCAAATCCTTGGCGATGTTGCCCACGAAGGAgcctttttccatctcttctggCACAGAATAGCGCATTTGTCCAGCTCCGGCCTCCCACAGAGCCGCCAAAAGAATGAACAGCAGGACCAGTTTTCCGCGGTGTGGCAACTTTTGCAGAGCCGCCATTTCTTCTCCTGCAGTCTTTTCTCCCGAGGCACTTTCCAGCATCCAGTGCAGGATTCCCAATCTTTATTCCTCAGGGTCTGAGGCGATCAGCATTCACAGGACCCAGGTCACTGTGGAGAGAACTAGTGGGCTGCTGGACTGAATTTCTTTGCCGCCCTGAAGCTTGCGGGCCAAATGCCCCGTCCTTTGTGTTGTGGGAGCCGTAACGTTGACAGTATGTCTCGCAGGCTTTTACTTCTTAGGTGGTCAACAGCGACGCTCAGAGGCCTAAGCAATTTCTGCACCCACTCAGGTTAAACCAagttgtttcttgtttgttagcCTTGCGACTTTCAAGTTTGCTTTGAAGAATCTTACAGTTCTAAGATACCTCAGAAGTAACCTTCAAGTCCAGAGCCTTTTTCTCAGAATTAATAAGAATGGTACACACGAATGTGACTGATAATAGTTGCTAGGAAAGTATTATTGAATGCTCAAGGCATTAATCAAGGCTGCCATTTATCCTTGCTCCAAAcatatttaatctattttatattCACAGAGAGTAAGGTCAATTTAAAAGCATTAGCTACATTATTTTCTAaggttatatattttgaatttctgtgCTTGATGGCTTCATATTTAACTTCAAAACCTCTATGTAAATTATTGAATTATCAGACACTTAACTAGGTGACTATCATGTGCCTGACACTTTGCCTAACCCATGCTGGAGATAGAAATGGTGGATCCGATGATCACAGTCCCAGCTCTCAGGAAGCTTACAGGATAGGGGAGGACAGAGGAAAGTAAACAGAGTATTTTAATACAATATGAAAACTGCTATGCTGGTGGGAACCATTGGGCAATTGAGGAATGCACAGGAAGGGTCTCCAGCCTAGATGTGGGGGTCAGGAAAGACTTTTCCAGGACATGATTGAACTCGAATCCTAAAGGATGGGATTGGATCAGGAAAGAGGCTAGAGTAGTGTTCTAGAACCTCAATACCTGTGCTTGGAGGGGGGAGGCAGGATGGAACACTAAAGAGACTAAAGGTGGTTTCTTCTTTGTCCTCTTTTGTTTTGGCTATCAGAGGTCCTTTGATAtaccacatgaattttaggatggactttttctatttttgcaaaaataaaatgtcattgggatttcaatagggattgcattgaacctgtagattgctttgggtagttcTATAAATGTCTGATGGAtactctttatcaagttaaggaagtttccttcAATTCTCAGTTTGCTAAGAAATTTTAATCACGTGTTGAATATTCTCAAGGCTCTATTATGCCTCTTTTGAAATGAacatatggcttttatttttaatctcttaataTGGAGTTTTACATTATTAGATTTTCTTATATTGAAATATtcttgcatccctgaaataagCCCTACTTAGTCATAagctataaatattattttaaaatatatagcaaaTAGGATTTGGTGATATCTTAATTAAGACTTTGAATCAATATTCTTAAGTGAAATTGCCCACTTCTGGTCTCACTTCAGTCTGTTTGCCTTTTGGCTTCTTCCCTGttgaacttttttcatttttactcttaTCTATTCTTCTAGAAGAATACTGATGAAATACTTACTGGAAACAATTGATAGAAACTCATATTTTCTAGTAGAGCttctagtttgttttttaaaactttttcatcaacAGTGTTTTGATGcttttgctgtctctctctcttttctttttttgcaggggaagattcaccctaagctaacatctgtggccaatcttcctcctttttcttccttttctttccccctaaagccccagtacatagttgtgtatagctgtaagttcttctggttcttctttgtgagccgcTGCaatagcatggcaactgacagaggagtcgtgtggttccgtgcccaggaactggacccaggccaccaaagcagagcacgctgaactttaaccgccaggccatcagggctggctctgttttGATGCTTTCAAGTCTCATTAAATAACTGTTCAACATCCCTTACTGCGGTCCTCTAAAGATTTATCTCCACTTCTTTGTCTGACAATATCTGGTTTCACGCTGTATATTATTTCCCTCTTATGTTTCTTGCTTCGTATCAAGTTGTTCTattttttctcagtctctcttgcttttccttctctttctccttttccaggtTGTTTTTGATCAgaattttgggttttcttttaggATCTTTACACAAAGAATTTTAGTCATGCCAAGTGCCAGCActgtatttgataaaattttcattttctccccactGGTTTCAGTATGACTTTTACCATCTGCTTCTATTGCTTTATCATCAGAATTCCTCCCTGTTTGAATTTCAGTAATTTATACTctgttatttttcctattattttctttaagtttatgCTGATATGTTTTTTGCCTTGTTTGAGTGGTGAgataaattcacttattttaaatcacttatttattgtatttgtttataaatttaccCCTACTCTTTTAGCTGCATtccacaatttttaataaaaaatattttaatttttgttaatttgtaaatagtttttatttccattgtgattttttaaatccaaGAGTAACTTAGGGGTGTAGAGTTAAAcatccaaacattttttttccttttactatttttaaatgtttgttttgtgattttttttccagctttaatgAAGtggtaattgacaaataaaattgtaaggtATTTAAAGGGTATAATATGATGATcgaatatatgtatacattgtgaaaggattaccCCGAGTTAATTAAAAGatgcatcacctcacatatttaccttttttgtttgtgagaacatttaattttactttcttagaaaatttcaattatacaatacagtgttatcaattTTAGTCTCCATGTTATACATCagatcctcagactttattcatcttagaactgaaagtttgtacccttgtacccatttccccaccccccagctttgTGATTTAAGTACATCCTACAAGGCATGTATATTATTGAAATTTTGGTACTTTGAAATTTGCTCTGCCTTTTTCTGATGACTATGTGGTAAATTGTTGCAGATTTTCCATATGCTCATGTAAAGAATGGTTATTCTATATTTGTTGTGTACAGGATTCTATACAGATCTATTAGATCAAGCTTATAGattgttgttcaaatcttctgtatGCTTAGTTATTTTCTGCCTGTATGGTATATTATTTCTTAtggaattgtgttaaaatatCCTGCTATTATTCTCAAAGGTCCAATGTTTGGTGATGGGAGctcataatttttatatcttttgattATCTTTTTATGATTATGatcagttcatttttaaaaatcactattaaTGTTTGTTCCCTTAAACACTACTTTACTGGTATAATATTCACAtgactgctttcttttgtgtgtgtgtgtatatagatatatatctttattttcactatttcagtgtaattttgttttaaacttgTGTCTTGTCAGTAGAATATAGACGGACTTTAAAAATCATCCAACTTGGTAATCTATGTGTTTTAATAGGCAAACTTAGCTcatttatatatacacagaagcaaaattttaaattataagagcTAAGAAAATTGAGAATTAAAATAACATGTTATTAATTGAGAGTATACTCTTGGTaccaaacaggaaataaaaataaaagtctacaTGTAGACATACAGCAAGaatgagagaaatttttaaaaagccatcagAGATAACAGACATTATCTAAAAAATAACGATGATTTGTtgactgaaaatttcccattAGCAACAATAAATCCAAAAGACAATGTATTTCAACATTTTggtttgtacatttattttaagtggaagagcttttttctctgtctcttctactttctctccctctcttcctcccgcCTGGATTCAGCACTCTGTCTCTAATGGCTTTGAAATAGTTTCTATCTGAGCCCAGGTCCCAGGCCATAACTAGGTCTTTTAATGGTTCTTTCATGGTGTGCAGCAGTGGAATTCTGAATATCACAGCTCACATCTGAGACCTGGTCCTCATTTTCTGAAGCCAGCATCTGTACCCACTTCTCTCCTTTAGTCTGCAGCTTGCAACAAGTTATGACCATAGGAACTGGTAGGCAGCACTTTTATGCAATTTCCCCTTTTAACTAGCTGAGAGGCCTAGCTGCTTGTTTCAGATTCAAGCAGTAAACCTGGCTCAGGTCCCTTGTTTAGCCTGAAGCACTTTTGTTCCGATTACACTACTGGAACACTCTCATGACTTTCAATGCCTGCATCTAGCCAAGACTAGAACTCCCCAGCTTTAGCCTGGCTCACCACTTTCTGCTCCACCTTTGgtccatttatatatttatcttttatttgtgCCTTACTAtgcttttgctttcctctttttatattttatttatctctttaattATTGGAGCAGAGTAACTATGTCAAAGCATGGACTTACTCCCCTACGAtgcatttcttgatttttgttaGTCATCCATTATGGCATAATATACAAGTCAGGAGGCTTCAAAACTATTTCTCAAGTTGCATAGTAAattttctgtcattcattttatttctccatttcatatGTTACTTAAACATTTGATGTTCTTCAGCATGcacaaaatatctcaaaataaaggGCTAAGATATTTAACAATAATTGAAATTTGCAGCTTACATGGATTTCCATAATTTTATAttatcacaactaaaaatactaCTTTAGACAATCTTTACCTTTTCAAATGTCCCCAAATAACACCTTGACAGATGGCATCTACATTAAACTTAGGGATAAATTAGGAAGTATTTATAACTTAAGGAAATTTGAGAACAGAATTAGTCATGTAAATATTGCTGGACTTTTTCTAATCAAACCCTATCCTTGCCAGATAAGAAACTGTaagcccagaaaaataaaattattcagtcAGAGGCAAGCAAGACAATATTAGAAGCCAGACCTCCTTGTTTCTGATGCAGTGCTCTTTCCACAACCGGGATGGCACCTCACACACACTCTTCATCCCAGCCACCTGCATTATGATTAGTTACAGTCTCCTTTTCAATGAAAGAACGATTATAAATATACCTGGATATAAACACTTAAGAATGATTTCTCAGGATTTGTAAATAGAAATCTACAAAGATACATGGGAAATAGAAGAACCGTGAGTAATAAAGAGTGAAAGCAAGTAAGCAaactcagaaattatttttatctagATAAATTTACTACAAAAAGTTTACCtgagaaaatgtttcctttttgtcttCAAGTAAAGACTGAGGTGCCGATACAAAATCCTTTTTCTCACCGCTCTCCTGGCTGAGAAGCGTGTCGGCGTAGTTGGGCTGGGGGAAGATCAGGTGACTCTTCCGCGAGTCCGCGGTGAGGGAGACCTCGTGGGAATAGGTCTGCAGGAAAGCGCGCACTCCGTCCACGCCCACAAAGTGTGAGGCTGACACGCCCGCCAATACACCTCCGGAAGCCTGGAGCAGGCGCGATGTGCGCCAGCGCCGCAGTCTGAGCACCAGCAGCACCATCACAAAGGCGAGAAAGACGCAGGAGACCGCGGTCACCGCTACCACTAAGTATAGAGTGAGGCTGGAGTCGTTAGGTCTGGCAGAGGGTTCGAGGCTGCCCAGGTCGGCAAGGACGTCTGGGATGCTATCAGCCACGGCCACGGTGAGCGTGACAGTGGCTGAGAGTGGGGGCTGGCCATGGTCCTGGACGGCCACCACCAGGCTCTGCTTGAGCGTGTCTCTGTCCAGCAGGGCCCGCGAAGTGCGCACCTCGCCGGTGTGCAACCCCACTGTGAAGAGCCCTGGCTCACTGGCCTTGAGCAGGCGGTAGGACAGCCAGGCGTTCTGGCCTGAGTCTCtgtccactgccaccaccttggTCACCAGGTAGCCAGGCTCTGCAGAGCGGGGCGCCAGTTCCACGCCTGTGGAGCCAtcagtggggagggtggggtacAGGATCTCAGGGGCATTGTCATTCTGGTCCAGCACAAATACGCTCAGCGAGACGTTGCTGCTAAGTGGCAGGTCCCCGCTGTCATGTGCCATCACCCTCAGTTGCAGTTCCCGGAACTGCTCGTAGTCAAAGGATCGCAGCGCATACACAACGCCTGTGTCTGAGTTGATGGAGACATAGGAGGATAGAGGCGCCGCCTGGATGGTGTCTTGTGCCAGGGAGTAAGTGACTCGTGCATTGTCATTGCTGTCGGCGTCGTGGGCTGTCACAGAGAAGATGGAGGCTCCTCTGGGGTTGTTTTCCAGAATGTATGCAGAGTAGGAGTCTTGGGGGAAGGTAGGGGGGTTGTCGTTGATATCCATCACTTGCAATGAAATGTGCATTTCAGTAGATAGAGTCGGAGTTCCCTGATCTGTTGCTGTTATTGTGATGTTGTACCTGGCAGTAAGTTCTCTGTCCAGTGTTCTTTCTGTCACTAAACGGTAATAATTATCAAATAACTTTTCTAATTTAAAGGGTAGATTTTTAGGAATGGAACATATAGTGTGACCATTGTCTCCAGAGTCCTGGTCTTGCACACTGATAAGAGCAATTACAGCCCCAGGAGGAAAGTTTTCTGGGACTGCAGTGGTGACAGAGGTGATGGTCACCTCTGGGGCATTGTCATTTATGTCCAGAACTTTGACCAACACCTTAGCTCTGGCCATGAGGCCTGCACCATCCTGAGCTTGAATTTCCATTGGATATATTTTGTATTCTTCAAAATCCAGGGGTTCTTTATTTGATATTTCTCCTGTGTAAGAATCCAACTGAAATATCTGGGCCACTTTGTGGTCTATGTTATGAAAGGAGTATGTTACTTCCCCATTGGTTCCTTCATCTGGGTCGGTGGCTTTTACTATGAGCAGACAAGTGCCCAGTGGCACATTCTCTGGTACACTCACGTGGTACTGTTCTTGAGTAAACGCCGGAGGGTTGTCATTGGCATCCACCACCTGAACACGAATGCGGAGAGTTCCTGAACGGACTGGGTTGCCCCCATCAGAGGCGGTGAGAAGGAGGTAGTGGACAGCTTCTTCTTCCCTATCCAGGGGACTCTGTAGCACCATCTCTGGGTGTTGGGACCCATCAGCTCCCTGTTGCACATCCAGAAAGAAATGAGGGTTGGAGCTGAGCTGGTAGCTCTGGAGCGAATTCATACCCACATCAAGGTCTTGCCCAAAAGGAAGAGGGATCCTGGTGCCTGGAGTggttatttcattcattttaaattccACTTCCTCTAACTGGAATTGGGGAGTGTTGTCATTAATATCAATTATTTCCACTTCAACAGGGAAAAGCTTCATTTTATCCTCTACTAAGATGCTGAAACTCACCAGACACCGTGCGCTCTGAGCACAGAGCTCCTCCCGATCTAGCCTGCCCGCGGTGGTCAAGCTGCCACTTCGTGCATTCAGAGCAAAAAGCTGCGTCCTACCTCTGGAGACGATGCGGACTCTCGGCTCATCCAGCTCCTGGGGTTGTAGCCCCAGGTCTTTGGTGATGTTGCCCACGAAGAAACCTTCATCTGTCTCTTCTGGCACCGAGTAGCGGATCTTCCCGGCCTTGGCTTCCAGCAACAGCCCCAGAAAAATGAACAGCAGGACCAGCCTGCCGCAGCCAAGCAGCTTCACGGGAATCGCCATTTCTCTCTGGCTTCGTAGTTTTCTCCTAGTTCCGGTACCAACAGTACTGTTTCTCTGCTCTTCTGAACCTAAATTAACCCAATTTCCAGGAGAATTCAGAGCAGAAAGTGGTCCAGAAGGAGGGTCTGGGCAGCCTCAGGGAGACCGTTTTCAAACTGGCGGTGACGGAGGTTCTAAGCagctcatattttttcttttttcttttcagggctTGTCTGCATGCGTCTGTGCTGCCTGTATCTCCCAGACTGGTGAACAGCGGCACCCAGAGTCCTCACCAGTTACTGCACTCCTAGATAATACTCATGAACGTGATTTATCTTTCCTTAAGTTTTAGTTTATTGACAAGGAAATAGTTAAGCATTCTACTATATATGTATGAAAAGGAGAAGCTACTATGTTCATTTAATTAACCATATCTAAATGTTGCTAAATTTCAATATACAGTAGAATTCCAGTATTCCCAAGCTATCTGCTTTCCCTGTTTGCTATTCAGGGAATAtcacaaaaaggacaaaatcatccttCTACGTCTTCTGTAGTATATCTTGACCACCTGATAATTTCCCAAGCCACAGAGGAGAGCAACTTCCCTTTGACTGGAAGATAAAAATCGGAGggaaaaatatacttttagaaTGTACGctagactttaaaaaattgaactgctcctttcctttccattgtGCTTTGAACATTTATCAGAAACCTTGGGATTTTGAAGGACATGTTTTATCCCTATccttacttttcctctttttctgaagtGTCTATGTATTATGTGGATTTTAAAAGACCTTTAATACgagttttttaaagaactttaattCACCCAaaggtaatatattttgaaaaaaattataccaaacTCTTGGAATTTTACTGGAAAAATGTCACACGAACATCTTACAGACTTCAAATTTAAGAGACAAACGAGGTAgtgacattatttttcaaaattgaaaagaaaaaggccaCATCTTTATTTTTAGACAGGCTTATTAGGATAATATGTATTCTCCTACAATCAcacaatattttctctaaaagaagttgcttttcttaaaaagcagGATTTTAAAACTAGATTGCCTTCCTTCTTTTACTCATTGCAAAACTAGTAAAAGATTCCTAACTAAAATGTCTCAGGCTTAGAgtgatttatttatctttacCAAAAAGTTAGGGGAAAATGTTCTCTGCATTCCAGAGGTTGACATTTTTCAGGACAAACTGGGCCAAATATTGGCAGCCACCCTATGGACAACATGAGAAGGGtctggaaaatgaggaaagaaaggaaacaatcaaagACCACAAGAATAGTTCTTGGAAAGAGAATTTCTGTTCCTGTATAATCAAATCTATAGTTTCTCAGCTTCTCAAAGACAAGTATATAGAAACCAAGGGCAGAAACTTAGAAAGTTCAATATTGCAAGGAAAGAACTCTTTAGCAGGAAACATAACATAAATTAATAGGCACAAAACTCTCCCCAAAGGAATTGTCCAGGTTAacgagacaaatgaaaatatacacagaaaCCAGCAAGTAAACTTGTAGAGTTCGTACCCCCAACCCCCACCGCCAACAACAAAAACCAAGCAGGATTGATTTACAACAGGatgatatttatgaaataaaagtgTTAAAACTCACACGTATACATTTGAATCCAATGTAATATTTAAGGCTTCATTGCTGGCACTATAGAGAATATCCAGTTGAAAGATGTTTCCTGAGTTAACTTGAAGAAATTAAGATTTTGCAATATCTGAAGTCAAACAAGGGTTGCAGGAATAGGGCAAATCTCTCTCCCTGAAGTGGGAGCAACTACAAATCCATGCTTGGACCAGAGACTAGGCTGAAAGCTGGGCTGGGGAAACATCAAAGGTGCAGGGTGATGGGCGGAGTCACTGTGAGGAGGAAGAGCACGGAGATCAAGGCCAAGGCCACGACCAGCTAAAACTAGCTCTGCCTGGTACCTGCCACCAACAGCAACTCCTGCAAACTGTAGGCAAAGACCAGGTACATCATCATGACTGTCACCACTGCGCACAGTGACCAGCAAGCCCTGGAGAGCAGTGTCTCTGTTACTTGCAGCACCGCAGCACGCATCTCACTCTTGTGCATCCCCAGGTTGAAGAGTTGGATTAGGTGGTCTGAAGCATGTGATAGGACAGGCAGGCATTGCATTCTAGTCGGCATCCACTTTGGTGACCAGGTAAGCAGGGCTGTGCAATGCGTGGTGCTGCATCAAAGAGGGATGCCACTTCCCGCTGCAGTTCCTGGCATAGCATCCTCTGTGCATTTTCATGGTGGTAGTCCACTGTTACAGGCAGGTTCAGGATGACACTGAGCCCAGTCAAACCCTGGTCACAGGCCCATAAAGTCAGCTCAAAGGTAGGCTGCAGTGAACACAACTGTGCTCTGCGCTCACTGATACATGCGACAACAGTGCCCACAGTGCTGGGTCACTGGTCAGGAAGAAACAGGAGGCACACAAGGCCCCAAGTTGGGGTCAGACTAGACACCCAGCTGAAAGTCACCCACACTGCATTATAGTTCTCAACCTCCATTTCAACCAGGATTCTGAAATGGGCTGTTAAACTGTCTCCAGTCTTCTCTTCTATCCCATGATGTACCTCACTCTTCAAAATCAAAGATGGTGCTGTCATTATTGAATGGTAGATATATTCTGCATGCCCTGTGAGATTGTGTGGAAAGTGCAGAACTCTCCCTTAAAGGGTGTCATCTAGGTCAGTGGGGATCACCTGAAGAAAGCAGATGAGGAGGTAGAGGGCAGGTTCTCCTGCAGGCAGACTCTGCTGTACTCCTGTGGCTCAGTTTGGGAGGACTGGCTTTGGCATCCAAGACCAGAATCTTGCCCTGAGCCGTTCTGTCCCTTCCCCACCATGAAGCAGCACCGCTCCTCTGGTCCAGATTTCTCCAATTGCAACCAGAGTATTTACTGGCCTAGTGCTCTCTTTTACTTCTGGGCGCAAGGGAGATGGTTACTGAAACTACTCTGATAAATTTGTACAGAATTACTTGTACGGTCCAAATCTGTTGTGGTTTAGGAGTAAACTTTGCTCCTATTAAGATGTTTTCcagaattttcaaaacaaaatgtctGTACTAAAAGCCATATGTTATTTATATCCAGGATGAATACCTTTATATGAAAAGCATTTATAGGATTTCCAGTGAAGATTTCAGAGTCAAGGGGCCCAGGGTCTTCCTTTGGCATATCCGCTAGATCTATCCTGTCATTCTCAGTTCGTCCCTGCTCTCTTCGCTGGCGATAAAGAGAGGCTTCTCA
The nucleotide sequence above comes from Equus przewalskii isolate Varuska chromosome 13, EquPr2, whole genome shotgun sequence. Encoded proteins:
- the LOC103550704 gene encoding protocadherin gamma-A1 isoform X17; protein product: MAIPVKLLGCGRLVLLFIFLGLLLEAKAGKIRYSVPEETDEGFFVGNITKDLGLQPQELDEPRVRIVSRGRTQLFALNARSGSLTTAGRLDREELCAQSARCLVSFSILVEDKMKLFPVEVEIIDINDNTPQFQLEEVEFKMNEITTPGTRIPLPFGQDLDVGMNSLQSYQLSSNPHFFLDVQQGADGSQHPEMVLQSPLDREEEAVHYLLLTASDGGNPVRSGTLRIRVQVVDANDNPPAFTQEQYHVSVPENVPLGTCLLIVKATDPDEGTNGEVTYSFHNIDHKVAQIFQLDSYTGEISNKEPLDFEEYKIYPMEIQAQDGAGLMARAKVLVKVLDINDNAPEVTITSVTTAVPENFPPGAVIALISVQDQDSGDNGHTICSIPKNLPFKLEKLFDNYYRLVTERTLDRELTARYNITITATDQGTPTLSTEMHISLQVMDINDNPPTFPQDSYSAYILENNPRGASIFSVTAHDADSNDNARVTYSLAQDTIQAAPLSSYVSINSDTGVVYALRSFDYEQFRELQLRVMAHDSGDLPLSSNVSLSVFVLDQNDNAPEILYPTLPTDGSTGVELAPRSAEPGYLVTKVVAVDRDSGQNAWLSYRLLKASEPGLFTVGLHTGEVRTSRALLDRDTLKQSLVVAVQDHGQPPLSATVTLTVAVADSIPDVLADLGSLEPSARPNDSSLTLYLVVAVTAVSCVFLAFVMVLLVLRLRRWRTSRLLQASGGVLAGVSASHFVGVDGVRAFLQTYSHEVSLTADSRKSHLIFPQPNYADTLLSQESGEKKDFVSAPQSLLEDKKETFSQQAPPNTDWRFSQAQRPGTSSSQNGDETGTWPNNQFDTEMLQAMILASASEAADGSSTLGGGAGTMGLSARYGPQFTLQHVPDYRQNVYIPGSNATLTNAAGKRDGKALAGGNGNKKKSGKKEKK
- the LOC103550704 gene encoding protocadherin gamma-A2 isoform X2; the protein is MLESASGEKTAGEEMAALQKLPHRGKLVLLFILLAALWEAGAGQMRYSVPEEMEKGSFVGNIAKDLGLEPVALAGRGVRIVSRGRTQLFALNSRSGSLITAGRVDREELCAQSMRCLVNFNILLEDKLNIYSVEVEIRDINDNAPRFGVEELELKISEMTTPGFRIPLKSAHDADIGENTLQKYELNPNDHFSLDVRSGVDGNKYPELVLERALDREEEAVHHLVLLAFDGGDPIRSGTSRIRVVVQDVNDNAPVFTQSEYRVSVLENIPLGTRILTVTATDADEGYNAQVAYFQEKTPGESSEVFELKSTSGDITIIKSLDYEEAKFHEIDIEAQDGPGLLTRTKVIVTVLDVNDNAPEFYMTSATSSVPEDSPPGTVIALFNVHDRDSGQNAFITCSLSENLPFKLERSVDNYHRLVTTSALDREQFSSYNITVTAKDGGNPSLSTDAHVLVQVADINDNPPTFPHMSYSAYIPENNPRGTSIISMKAHDPDSDDSAHVTYSLTQDTLQGAPLSSYISINSDTGVLYALHSFDYEQFRHLQLWVTARDSGKPPLSSNVSLSLFVLDQNDNTPEILYPTLPTDGSTGVELAPRSAEPGYLVTKVVAVDQDSGQNAWLSYRLLKASEPGLFTVGLHTGELRTARALLDRDALKQSLVVSVQDHGQPPLSATVTLTVAVADSIPDVLADLGSLNPSANPGDSDLTLYLVVAVAAVSCVFLAFVIVLLALRLRRWHMSRLLQASGGRLAGVPTSHFVGVDGVRAFLQTYSHEVSLTADSRKSHLIFPQPNYADTLLSQESCEKKDFLSAPQSLLEDKGEETFSQQAPPNTDWRFSQAQRPGTSSSQNGDETGTWPNNQFDTEMLQAMILASASEAADGSSTLGGGAGTMGLSARYGPQFTLQHVPDYRQNVYIPGSNATLTNAAGKRDGKALAGGNGNKKKSGKKEKK